From Rhodanobacteraceae bacterium, the proteins below share one genomic window:
- a CDS encoding Heavy metal RND efflux outer membrane protein, CzcC family, giving the protein MHSPSLWRRVRAPRLLVAILFALAALPLHAASKDTPLSLDAATQLAAARAPQVQAQLLRAQAARHDAVRAGRLPDPQLTAGINNLTATGSQAFNAAADSMTMRSIGVMQEIPSYAKREAEKAVANSSVQLSAADVLTVRLAVKQATAGAWVRLWAAQTERKQLQDLHEQFALAVQLAKARLRGGTGSATDVLAARAAVVELDNRITGVDAEIASARAALQRWLGNDADATLGAAPDFSTLPAAPAQLLHDLDRQGPLLGWAAREDQAQAKLDLAKAGKRPNWSVGLVYGSRIHLPDMIGIEVGVSLPLFPGDRQDQDISARYAERDAVKDEHEDARRAQREAVAAGLAEWQGDGKQVSTYRDKLLPLATDRSRTALAAYRGGGSLQPWLEARRDEINTRVAYAQALAAWGTAWAQLAYLLPEQNPPSAINLPEQLP; this is encoded by the coding sequence ATGCATTCCCCATCGCTTTGGCGGCGCGTGCGCGCGCCGCGTCTGCTGGTCGCGATCCTGTTCGCGTTGGCCGCGTTGCCGCTGCACGCGGCAAGCAAGGACACACCTTTGAGTCTCGATGCGGCGACGCAACTCGCAGCCGCACGTGCGCCACAGGTGCAGGCGCAGTTGCTGCGCGCCCAAGCCGCCCGGCATGACGCTGTGCGCGCCGGGCGCTTGCCCGATCCGCAACTGACGGCGGGCATCAACAATCTCACCGCGACCGGCTCGCAGGCATTCAACGCCGCGGCCGACAGCATGACCATGCGCAGCATCGGCGTGATGCAGGAAATCCCCTCGTACGCCAAGCGCGAAGCCGAGAAAGCCGTGGCCAATTCCAGCGTGCAGCTTTCGGCCGCCGATGTCCTCACGGTGCGGCTTGCCGTCAAGCAGGCGACCGCCGGCGCGTGGGTACGTCTGTGGGCGGCGCAAACCGAGCGGAAACAGCTTCAGGATTTGCACGAGCAATTCGCCCTTGCGGTCCAGCTCGCCAAAGCGAGGCTTCGAGGCGGTACCGGCAGCGCGACCGATGTACTGGCGGCACGTGCCGCCGTCGTCGAACTCGACAACCGGATTACCGGAGTGGACGCGGAGATCGCCTCCGCGCGTGCCGCGCTGCAGCGATGGCTCGGCAACGACGCCGATGCCACGTTGGGCGCGGCACCGGATTTCTCGACGCTACCTGCTGCTCCGGCACAACTGCTGCACGACCTGGATCGACAAGGCCCGCTGCTGGGCTGGGCCGCGCGCGAGGACCAGGCGCAGGCGAAGCTCGACTTGGCCAAGGCCGGCAAACGCCCGAACTGGAGCGTCGGGCTTGTGTACGGCAGTCGTATCCACCTTCCCGACATGATCGGCATCGAAGTCGGCGTCAGCCTGCCGCTGTTTCCCGGCGACCGGCAGGATCAGGACATCAGCGCGCGCTACGCAGAGCGCGATGCGGTGAAAGACGAGCACGAGGATGCACGCCGCGCGCAGCGCGAGGCGGTCGCTGCGGGGCTTGCCGAGTGGCAAGGCGACGGCAAGCAAGTCAGCACCTATCGCGACAAGCTGCTGCCGCTGGCCACGGACCGTTCGCGTACCGCGCTCGCCGCGTATCGTGGCGGCGGTTCGTTGCAACCGTGGCTGGAAGCGCGGCGCGACGAAATCAACACGCGCGTGGCGTATGCGCAGGCGCTCGCAGCCTGGGGCACGGCTTGGGCGCAACTGGCTTATCTGCTCCCGGAGCAGAACCCGCCAAGCGCCATCAATTTGCCGGAGCAACTGCCATGA
- a CDS encoding P-type ATPase: protein MNEHRPHEDIQANAPGSCCSSDHACQVPKKIQTGTVATDPVCGMDVDPHTARHHAEHGGRPYYFCSAGCRAKFIAEPQRWLDKREAKEEKVPEGTIYTCPMHPEVQQIGPGSCPKCGMALEPMLPSASDEGEDNELRVVRRKFWMAVVFAVPLLLVAMVPHFTGMQFDMTTARVLRWIEFALSLPLVLWLGLDYYRRGWLGVVHRSPNMYTLISLGVLVAFVYSVIATVVPSLFPANLRDTHGMIGVYFEPAGVIVALVLLGEWLEVRARGKTSAAIRRLIDLAPRSARRVSADGSEIDVAVAQVKPGDMLRIRPGEKIPVDGEVLDGSSSVDESMLSGESIPVEKRAGERATAGTVNGTGTLTMRAEKVGADTVLSQIVALVAQAQRSRAPLQRLADRVSRVFVPTVVVIAIVTAIVWMLIGPEPRIAYAIVNAVAVLIIACPCALGLATPISIMVASGRGAEHGVLFRDASAIEALAQVDTLVLDKTGTLTEGKPTLTDVVALDGHEEGEVLQLAASLEAASEHPLAHAILTGAKERGASAVTVQHFDSITGQGVRGELDGRVIALGNVALMRALGVSPDMQDARIEALAASARTLMYLAVNGKLAGALAVTDRIKPGAREQLAALHAIGLRIVMLTGDSEATAKAVAGELGVDEYAAAQTPQDKAAWIEDARRQGAKIAMAGDGINDAPALASADVGLAMGNGTDVAIESAQITLLKGELGGILRARKLSAQTVRNIYQNLGFAFAYNALGIPIAAGVLYPAFGWLLSPVIAAAAMSLSSVSVIGNALRLRKARI, encoded by the coding sequence GCCCGGTTCGTGCTGCTCGTCGGATCACGCGTGCCAAGTGCCCAAAAAAATCCAGACTGGCACGGTCGCCACCGATCCAGTCTGTGGCATGGACGTCGATCCGCATACCGCCCGACACCATGCCGAACACGGCGGCAGACCGTACTACTTCTGTTCCGCAGGCTGCCGCGCAAAGTTCATCGCCGAACCGCAGCGTTGGCTGGACAAGCGGGAAGCCAAAGAGGAAAAAGTTCCGGAAGGCACCATCTATACCTGCCCAATGCATCCGGAAGTGCAGCAAATCGGGCCAGGCAGTTGTCCCAAGTGCGGCATGGCACTGGAGCCGATGCTGCCGAGCGCGAGCGACGAAGGTGAAGACAACGAACTGCGCGTGGTGCGGCGCAAGTTCTGGATGGCGGTCGTGTTCGCAGTGCCATTGCTGCTGGTCGCGATGGTGCCGCATTTCACTGGTATGCAGTTCGACATGACGACTGCACGCGTACTGCGCTGGATCGAATTCGCATTGTCATTGCCGCTTGTCTTGTGGCTTGGACTCGATTATTACCGGCGCGGCTGGCTGGGGGTGGTGCACCGCTCGCCCAACATGTACACCCTGATCAGCTTGGGCGTGCTGGTTGCGTTTGTGTACAGCGTGATCGCGACCGTCGTACCTTCATTGTTCCCGGCCAACCTGCGCGATACCCACGGCATGATTGGCGTGTATTTCGAGCCTGCCGGGGTGATCGTGGCTCTGGTGCTGCTGGGCGAGTGGCTGGAAGTGCGTGCGCGAGGCAAGACGTCCGCCGCGATTCGACGTTTGATTGACCTCGCGCCCCGCAGCGCGCGGCGTGTGAGCGCGGACGGCTCTGAGATTGATGTCGCTGTTGCTCAAGTCAAGCCGGGCGACATGCTGCGCATCCGGCCCGGCGAAAAAATTCCGGTCGATGGTGAAGTGCTGGATGGATCGAGCAGCGTAGACGAATCCATGCTGAGCGGCGAATCCATCCCGGTCGAGAAGCGCGCGGGCGAACGCGCCACCGCTGGCACCGTCAACGGCACCGGCACTCTGACGATGCGTGCCGAAAAGGTCGGCGCCGACACCGTGCTCTCGCAGATCGTGGCGCTCGTTGCGCAGGCGCAGCGTTCACGCGCGCCGCTGCAACGGTTGGCCGATCGCGTGTCGCGCGTGTTCGTGCCGACGGTGGTCGTGATTGCGATCGTCACCGCGATCGTGTGGATGCTCATCGGCCCCGAGCCGCGCATCGCTTACGCGATCGTCAATGCGGTCGCGGTGCTGATCATCGCCTGCCCCTGCGCACTCGGACTGGCTACACCGATCTCGATCATGGTCGCGAGTGGCCGCGGCGCCGAACACGGTGTACTGTTCCGCGATGCCTCGGCGATCGAAGCGCTGGCGCAAGTGGACACGCTGGTGCTGGACAAGACCGGCACGCTCACCGAAGGCAAGCCCACCCTGACCGACGTCGTGGCACTGGATGGGCACGAGGAAGGTGAAGTGCTCCAGCTTGCCGCGAGTCTGGAAGCGGCGAGCGAGCACCCGCTGGCGCACGCCATCCTCACCGGTGCAAAGGAACGCGGCGCCTCAGCGGTGACGGTGCAACACTTCGATTCAATCACCGGGCAAGGCGTGCGCGGCGAACTGGATGGCCGCGTGATCGCGCTTGGCAACGTGGCGCTGATGCGCGCGTTGGGTGTTTCACCCGACATGCAGGATGCGCGCATCGAAGCGCTCGCAGCCTCGGCGCGCACGCTGATGTATCTCGCCGTGAACGGAAAGCTTGCGGGTGCCTTGGCGGTGACAGACCGCATCAAGCCCGGCGCGCGCGAACAATTGGCTGCCCTGCACGCAATAGGCTTGCGCATCGTAATGTTGACCGGCGACAGCGAGGCGACCGCAAAGGCGGTGGCAGGCGAACTTGGGGTGGACGAATATGCGGCGGCGCAGACACCCCAGGACAAGGCGGCCTGGATTGAAGACGCACGCCGTCAAGGCGCGAAAATTGCGATGGCGGGTGACGGCATCAATGACGCGCCGGCACTGGCTTCAGCCGATGTCGGCCTCGCCATGGGCAACGGCACGGATGTCGCGATCGAGAGCGCGCAGATCACCTTGTTGAAGGGCGAATTGGGCGGCATCCTGCGCGCGCGCAAACTCTCCGCACAAACGGTGCGCAACATCTACCAGAACCTCGGCTTCGCTTTTGCCTACAACGCGCTCGGCATTCCGATTGCGGCGGGCGTCCTGTATCCGGCGTTCGGTTGGTTGCTGTCGCCGGTGATCGCGGCGGCGGCGATGAGTCTGTCGTCGGTGTCGGTAATCGGCAATGCGCTGCGACTGCGCAAGGCGCGGATTTAG